Part of the Pseudoalteromonas undina genome, TGTAGGTCTTTAAGCAAAGGGATATTTTATGTCTACAGAAAATGCCTTACTCACAATTTTGGTTGACAGAATTAACAACGACACACTGGTGTTACCTACGTTACCAGAGGTAGCGATTAAGGTTCGTCAAGCCGCTGACAATCCAGATGTAAATTTGATGCAAATGTCAGATGCAATAGCACATGACCCTGCACTGTCTGCGCGAATGATTAAAGTAGCAAATAGTGCCATTATGGGTCGTGCTGTAAAGGTGTCTAACTTACATCAAGCAGTGACACGTATTGGCTTAAGGCAAATAAAAAATATAGCTACAGCCATGGCAATGGAGCAGCTGTTTGTATCTAATAATGAGCTAATAAAGGGATACATGGGCAAGGCGTGGCAAAAAACGCTGCATGTGGCCTCGCATTCTATTTCATTGATGGAGTTTTACTTAAAAAGAAATACTCACACTTCGCTTAACCGTGATGCCATTACACTAGCTTCATTGGTTTATAATATTGGGGTGTTACCGATTTTAACTGAGGCTGAGCGACACCCAGAAGTGTTTGCCAATCCGAGTTTTTTAGCGCATGCAATTCAACGTTTAAGCGGTAAAATTGGTGGCTCAATAATGAAAGCATGGGAATTCCCTGATGTGTTTGTAGAGGTTGCACAGCACTGGGCTGATGTTAACTATCGCTCTACTGAAGTGAGTTATATCGACTTTATTCGCATTGGTGCAATCCTTGAGGGAACCCTACAAGTATCAGATAAATCTGCGGCGCTACAAACCTATATTGATAAAGGCATTTTTCCTTCATTAGAAATGTTAGAGAGTGAGGAATACTTGCATATGGTTGAAGACGTAAAAGAAATGTTTAGCTAAATTTTTGAACAATAAAAAGCACGATTAGTATCGTGCTTTTTATTTGTTTAATAAAGCTTTTACGCTAAATCGTCTGCATCACCTAAGCCTTGAGTAAGCTCTTCAAGAAGCTGTTTTATTTCCTCAGATGCAAGAATAAAGTCAGCGTCTAGTTTAACCGCCATATCTTCTTTAGGAATATCGGCATTTTCTTCTTTAAGTGTTTCGCTATAGCTTAAACGTTTAATTGAACCATCGTTTTGTAGCATAAACTTAACGCGCTCTTGCCAATCCAAGGCAAGCTTAGTCACGCGTTTACCACTTTCAAGGTGTGATTTTACTTCGTCACACGCTAAGTCATGGCCTTTAAGCTTAACTTGGGCTCCACTGTCATCCGCTTCTTCAAGCTCAGCATCTGAGCCAATCGCAAAGCCCTCAGGTGTACTAAAGTTAGTAAGCCAGTCAGTTAAAAATACATCTAAATCATAGTTAGCAAACGCAGGAACAACCGGTAATGTGCCTAACGATTTACGTAGTAACGCCAGAAGCTCTTCAGCTTTATTAAAGCTTGCGCTATTAACTACAACCCAACCATTTTCCTGGTCTATGAACGCAAACTGTAAGCTCGACTTTTTAAATGCTTGTGGCAGTAGCGTGTGCAAGATGTTTTCTTTTAATTCATCTTTTTCTTTTTTCTTTACTGGTCGATTTTCTTCAGCTTCAATCTGATCAACCTTCTCTGCAACAAGCTCATTTATTACAGATGCCGGTAACACTTTCTCTTCACGCTTGGCGCAGACTAAAATGCTTTTTTGTGAAAAGTGAGACAAAGTTTCACCATGTTTACCAAATGCTTTTGTCCAGCCAAATGTTGCCAACTCTTGGCCAGTACATGGACGAAATAGATCTTGTTCTAACGCCTTGTCAAAGTCTTCTTGAGTGTACGAAACGTCTTGTTTAAAGCGATAGCATATAAGGTTACTAAACCACATAGGGAAATGATCCATTTAAAAAATTTGTGCAATCATAGCAATAAAAGCCGCTTCTAGAAACGGCTAATCGAGTTTAAAAAGTGGCAGGGGGGATGACATATTTTTAGGGAACGAAATTCGGTAATGTAACCCTTGGTTAGGTCCGCTACTGACTTCAATTTTGCCATTGAGTGTTTGTTTTACAAGGTTAAAAATAATGTGAGCACCTAAGCCGCTGCCACCTTCATCACGCTTTGTGGTGAAGAATGGGTCAAATAAACGCTTAAGTTGAGCTGGTTTTAAACCGATACCATTATCTTGATAATTAATAATTAAGTCGTTTTCATCGGTATTTACATCTATGGTGATTTGACCACTATTTATATTTTCAAAGCCATGCACTAATGAATTCATAATTAAGTTAGTAAATATTTGGCTGATCACCCCAGCAGGTAAATTAATAATTAAATCATCCGGGCAGTGCAGGCGAATACTGTGGGATGTTTTTTTAATTTGCGGATGTAAAGAACGTATAACTTCATTGATGTAATCTTTAAAGTTAATGGTTCTTAGCGCCTCACTGGCTTGATCAACAGCAATTTGTTTAAAGCTGGTGATTAAGTCTGAGGCACGCTCTAAATTGTGAGAGAGTAGCTGAGCGCTTTGTGCTGCATCATTAATAAAGCCTTCCAGTGCCGAGGAAGATAGCGATTTATTTTTAAATGCAGTTTCTATTTCAGTTAAGCGCTCTTGCAAAAATGAGGTCGCGGTTACGCCAATACCAATAGGGGTATTAATTTCATGAGTGATACCAGCGACTAAACCACCTAATACCGCCATTTTTTCTGAGCCAACAAGTTGCTCTTGCGCAAAGCTTAGTTCATCGAGTGAGTTTTGTAGTTGGGTTTGTTTACTTAGCAGCTCTTGCTCTGTTTGCTTTCGTAGGTCAACTTCTTCTGTTAATACTGCTTTTTGGCGTTCGAGTTCATATTTTTGTTGCTGCAGATCGATCATAGCTTGGCTTAGGTTTGATGTTTTTCGCGCAACATCTTGTTCAAGCTGTAAGTTTTGTTGATCTAGTTTTTGA contains:
- a CDS encoding sensor histidine kinase, with the translated sequence MPQKSLSTKLLTRVLSVYFILTFVVTCGQIFAEYVNTKDYIRDELGTLQKTFGRSLTRAIWELNIKQTTTTAEGLLDIPMVEGVIIRDDNGAIISQLGRALNIHNLYSQQLVQEDVMVEDTKAGLFGYTFPLIFEFSGRATQVGDVTLFSSRDVIFSRIMLSIYFLIGNAMIKTTFLIILFLIAFRKLLTEPLTQLTEQIEYLELEELDGQHVKIVTDENNELKVMERSFNNLISKVVEYKKELKQTQHDLIESNQKLDQQNLQLEQDVARKTSNLSQAMIDLQQQKYELERQKAVLTEEVDLRKQTEQELLSKQTQLQNSLDELSFAQEQLVGSEKMAVLGGLVAGITHEINTPIGIGVTATSFLQERLTEIETAFKNKSLSSSALEGFINDAAQSAQLLSHNLERASDLITSFKQIAVDQASEALRTINFKDYINEVIRSLHPQIKKTSHSIRLHCPDDLIINLPAGVISQIFTNLIMNSLVHGFENINSGQITIDVNTDENDLIINYQDNGIGLKPAQLKRLFDPFFTTKRDEGGSGLGAHIIFNLVKQTLNGKIEVSSGPNQGLHYRISFPKNMSSPLPLFKLD
- a CDS encoding HDOD domain-containing protein, encoding MSTENALLTILVDRINNDTLVLPTLPEVAIKVRQAADNPDVNLMQMSDAIAHDPALSARMIKVANSAIMGRAVKVSNLHQAVTRIGLRQIKNIATAMAMEQLFVSNNELIKGYMGKAWQKTLHVASHSISLMEFYLKRNTHTSLNRDAITLASLVYNIGVLPILTEAERHPEVFANPSFLAHAIQRLSGKIGGSIMKAWEFPDVFVEVAQHWADVNYRSTEVSYIDFIRIGAILEGTLQVSDKSAALQTYIDKGIFPSLEMLESEEYLHMVEDVKEMFS
- the rdgC gene encoding recombination-associated protein RdgC, encoding MWFSNLICYRFKQDVSYTQEDFDKALEQDLFRPCTGQELATFGWTKAFGKHGETLSHFSQKSILVCAKREEKVLPASVINELVAEKVDQIEAEENRPVKKKEKDELKENILHTLLPQAFKKSSLQFAFIDQENGWVVVNSASFNKAEELLALLRKSLGTLPVVPAFANYDLDVFLTDWLTNFSTPEGFAIGSDAELEEADDSGAQVKLKGHDLACDEVKSHLESGKRVTKLALDWQERVKFMLQNDGSIKRLSYSETLKEENADIPKEDMAVKLDADFILASEEIKQLLEELTQGLGDADDLA